In Runella sp. SP2, the genomic window ACATTTATCGGGCCAACATGGATGCCTCGGGGCGTTTTAGTAAGCCCGTTAATATGGGCAAAGACATAAATACCCCAGGCGACGAAATGTTTCCTTACGTAGGCCCCGACTCAAAACTTTATTTCTCTTCGGATGGCCATCCAGGACTAGGGAAATTGGATGTGTTCGTCGCTACCCGTTCGCAAGGAGTGATTACGGTCGAGAACCTTGGGCCACCAATCAACACCCGTTTTGATGATTTTGGAATGGTATATGTCGATGATGAAATGCGTTTTGGCTTTTTTGCTTCTAACCGTACGGGTGGAAAAGGCGACGATGATATTTATCTTTTTGAGGATGAAAGTGTGGGACTGGATTCGACGCAGTTGGCCGAATTGGAAAAGTTGCCGATTGATGACCCACGCCGCCGTACCGTTGGTAAACCTGAGCCTCCTAAAATCGTTAATTATTTCTTAGCAGGAACGGTAAGTTCAAACGATACGCCTGCTGCAACGCTTGATTCGGCCATTGTGAAAATGTACGAAGTAAGCTCGGATAGCTTGGTAGGACAAGGAATCAGCCGCGATGGAGGTATTTTTGGGACGTTCCCCTTGGAAGAAGGGAAAGATTATACGCTTTTGATTGAACGTAAGGGCTACATCACAAAACGCGATGCTTTCTCGATGGCAGGAAAGGCCATTCCGCAGATTTTTCGTAAAAAACTGACGATGGACACGACCTTTTACGTAGCGTTCAAACTTGACCGTTTGGCGCTAAACAAGACGTTTGTGCTTGAAAACATTTATTACGATTTGGATAAGTTCAACATCCGCGCTGATGCTGCCGTAGAGCTTGACAAGCTGGTTCAGATTTTGAAAGATAATCCAACGGTAAAAATTGAATTGAGTTCACATACCGACGACCGTTCGTCAGATGCGTACAATAATAAACTTTCACAAAATCGTGCGCAGTCGGCTGTTGATTACATTGTCTCAAAAGGTGTTGAAAAAGACCGATTGGAGGCCAAAGGATACGGCGAAACGCGCTTGATTATCAAGAAAGCACAAACTGAAGAAGAACACCAAAAGAACCGTCGTACAGAGTTTACGATTTTGAGTTACTAAGTAGCGCGGTTATCTGTTATTGGTGAACCAACAAAAAGCCCAACTCCTCGGAGTTGGGCTTTTTGTTGTGGAGAGGGTTGCTCACAACCCGACCACTCACTACACTATCTCTTACGCTTCTTTTTAGAAGAAGACTTTTTACGATAGCTTTTTTTCTTGGTGTATTTGCGTGCTTCTGCTTTGCGAATCGCAGCTTCTTGGGCGTCAAGAGCTTCTTGTCCTGACAATTCTTCTTTCACAATTGACGCGGGAGCCCCTAGCTCTGAAGTTGCTTGTGATTGAACAGCTATTTCTGGTAATACCGATTGGGTAATCACATTCAACGATGTACCCGCATCAAATGGCCGCAAACGGAATGAGTAAGCGTATTCTTTATCGGTCAAAAGGTACTCTTCGTGCGTGCGTGGTGTCCAGCTATCGTCACCACCTAGCCCCATTAATTTATAATCAAAATTCAACACACTCACCTGTCCGTGGGGAAGTTGCTGCGTAGTTTTTGCGGCGAGTAGGTCGGCGTCTGTATAGTCGTGAGCGCTAAAATTAAACGCTGGACTGCCCATTACAGCCAATCCAAAACCAACCGAATCCGTCACGGCAGCCCAGCGAACATCGCTTTTGTTGCCGTTTTCTTGCGCCATAATGTAAGGGAAATGCTGGCTGGCAA contains:
- a CDS encoding OmpA family protein, with the protein product MQKHFFIPSLAFVGCLTLFTACNSTQSMFKEGISKFDKGEYELAIKDLRTVANANYEPSRTNYLLAESYRLSNRFELAAPYYKKALEAGNPDPEIPFHYAYMLKASGEYVEAAKQLEKYLASNPTNKVNVEKANRELYTLRSIDVLRDKKTFYRVQNLEKLNTAGGEYGPFVKDGNLIFASTRKNTAYKTNGMPMLGIYKVKLADEYAETSGEAEPFSPASFLEGVNEADVTFTKDGKTVVFSRANTGGKKGTADCDLYLSRLVSGKWSEPRMIPVSDSASWDANPAFSRDGRTLYFCSNRPGGVGGIDIYRANMDASGRFSKPVNMGKDINTPGDEMFPYVGPDSKLYFSSDGHPGLGKLDVFVATRSQGVITVENLGPPINTRFDDFGMVYVDDEMRFGFFASNRTGGKGDDDIYLFEDESVGLDSTQLAELEKLPIDDPRRRTVGKPEPPKIVNYFLAGTVSSNDTPAATLDSAIVKMYEVSSDSLVGQGISRDGGIFGTFPLEEGKDYTLLIERKGYITKRDAFSMAGKAIPQIFRKKLTMDTTFYVAFKLDRLALNKTFVLENIYYDLDKFNIRADAAVELDKLVQILKDNPTVKIELSSHTDDRSSDAYNNKLSQNRAQSAVDYIVSKGVEKDRLEAKGYGETRLIIKKAQTEEEHQKNRRTEFTILSY